In the genome of Epinephelus fuscoguttatus linkage group LG4, E.fuscoguttatus.final_Chr_v1, the window CCAGCCGCATCAACATCGAGCGGATGAAGCAAATCTACCAGCAGCTTTCCTGCTACAGAGGACTGGGTAGGGACATGACGCAGATACTGATCATCTCAAACTCTCACACTCTCGTGCCATCAGTTTAATGTTATTTTGAATATCTGGAATGCTACCCAAATTTATACAGATATATTTTTCAAAGAAGATGTCTTTTTATGAGAGGTAGATTTTTAATGGCCGATATACTAACAATAGTTTGAAGGAGGAAAATACAGATAGCCGATTAAAATCAGCTGTTCCCCAGGACAAAATCACGTTCTGTATTGCCAGAAAAATGCGAGGATAATTGCTTTCTGAGAATATTATATCTGATGTACGGTGAAAAATGAGATTGAAAGATTGTTGTGCAGTTATTGCTGGTGCTGGCCCTTCCTGGTCTTGAAGTAATAATGAGTTAATAGTCATTTAGATTATCAGAAATTAATTTCAAACACATTGCTAGTGGCTTGCTACTTAATTCTAGCGAAATTACACCGACCAATTACACTGATGATCTACATTTTATTCCTCCACACTGGCggcagaggcattatgtttacaGGTTGATAATCCGTCAGCTTGTCCGTCCCAGTActtgaatgcaatatctcaagaacgctttgagaaaatttcttcaaatatggcacaaacattcGCTGTGATTTTGGTGGTTAatggtcagtgtgacctcacaagacatgttttggccataactcaagaattcatactaATTATGAAAAACTTTTTACATAAATTTTAACAGGATTAAATAACTAAGTGATctcattttacatccaaaaggtcaaaggtcaacttcactgtgacatcgtaatgttttctggccattattcgtCATAACTCAGGAGCGGAAGGGGAGATATTTAGTCAGATAgtgaactggtgacactaatctagGATGtctaccttgaaactgtgctgattgtacagatcttctcAGCTGCGGAGTTGAAGATTTGTGTGACGCATCCACGTTTCACCATAAAGTACACGTAATACCTTTTTAATAAATTCCTTCTAAGTCTTCACTCCATATATGAGTCTGGTCAGACATGGAtctaaactgcaacttgactggttgacGGAGGCGTACAACTCTGCAGGGGTAATTCTTGTGTCTGTTTATAGTTTTTCCAGGATTTTCTATGAAGCCTGTGTTATGAGACCCAACTCCATACACCACGATGATGGACAGTAAATTTAAAAGCTAACGTGCAGTTTGCTTCAGGAAAATCGTTTTGCCTGATGAATGCACATTACACAACAGGGCTATTCAATCACAAATTCAACTGGGCCGGATTTTAAAAGCCGgaaaaagtaggtttttaaGCAGCCTTTATTAGCTTGTGGTAATGATtaattttaaacaaatgcaaatgaatgtTGTAACAAATAGCAGTGTTTATTGTTTCACTTTTTATTGGTCACATAACTGACCTGGTCACATCTGAAAGTGCAGAAACCAAATTAAAAAGAACATCAATGCTATTAATTCACAGAATAATAACAGTAACCAATAAtacactctgtctgtctctaccagtatctccctccctccctccctccctctcccctctgtctcccaTACAAACACAGAGATCAAGTTAGTGTTTAGGAACAACATAGCACAGTTTATTTTAGCAATCGGCCGCAGCCTAGATGTTTTAAAAGGCTACTAAGCGTGGTTCGAACTGTGTCACATGAGCGAATGTTAATTTGTGAAAGATATGATTAGAGGTGTTAATATACCAATGCATATGTCCTGCCCGATCTGCACCGCACGTGTAAATTAACAGAGATGAGAAGGAAGTGAGATGACTCATTTGTGAGCTACCTTCAGACACTATATGTAGTTTACATATTTCTCATATCGGTATATCAGATTTAAGTGTGCCGGGCCTCTTGGAGATTGCCTCTGTGCCAGATGTGACCCACAAGCCGCCAATTGAATAGGTCTGTGATACAATATTGCATTAGAATACACAACAAGGTAAATGCTCCTGTTGGGTGATTGATAAGAGGCAGGTGGCAGATAAAACCCTGGTAATGGCTCTGCTGTTTTGCTGCTATACAAGCCCCAGAACACCTGAGACATGCACAAACAGTTTTATAAGTTCGGAAATAAAGAGCCAGAGTGTCTTTATCATTTTCACAAACAACGCTTTTGTCCTCTTGCAGGCCTGCTGGCAACAGTACCTGCCAATCCCAACAATGGTGCAAATGGCAGTACAGTCGGAGGAGTCACCACAGGAACCAGTCAAGGTCCAGCAGTGTCCTCTGAAGGCTTCTCCACATACGAGGGAACGTCTCGAACAGGTACGTCTGTTAGATGGTTAACATTGTCATtggttaaaatacagttttttgTATGTTAATACAACATTTGAAATTGTACAATGCAGGCAAGATACTAACATTATCTATTCAAAGTCAGCACAGTCATGGCTACAATTAATACCCATGAGACTTGGGTCAGCTGGCTGCATGATATCAAATGTTGCTGCCCCTGGCCTGCAGGATTGTTGTTGAACTCTGAGAATTGGTAACTGAATGCAAGGCTTTATCACAGAGTATAACCAAACTACTGTTGTTCTGCCAAAAACAAGCCAGAAATATTGAATAGCAATAAAACGCCCTGAGTCAAGTTTCTACACTGCAAAAGGAAGTAATAGCTTCATAGATGTACTCACTTCACTGTTGAatttgatgatggtggtgggtTTTATATCCAACTCACAAAGCAAAATGTAAGCAGTGGATGAAATAGTCTCTTGTATATTTTGTGTATCATGTTTTAATGCAGAAAGAGCACAGTCCACGCAGAAGCGGCGCCGTGAAGAGGCTTCACCCAAAGGCAGCTCTAAATCCTGGAAGCAGAGCAAATAGCGTGCAAAAGGCAGAAAACAAAGGGTCCCTCACTCGGCCGGGATCATCTGGTCAGCATCCTGTCCTGCCATGCCCTCAGCTGACACGCAGTACTAACTGTAACTAACAACCATAGAGGAGGCACAATGGATCCAGCTGATACTATTGACTATGTTTAAAGGTCTCCTACAGTACAAGATATCTGTAACATGTCTTGGTCTCCTGAGAAGACACATCACACGTCTCAGGAGCCAAGGAATGAAATCAGAGAAAATGCTCACATTGAAAAGAAAGTGCCCCGTAACAGCAGGGTGTAAAAGGCAAAAACAAGTGATCTATAAGGTCCTTACATCAGGGTGTGTGAGGCCACCTATTGTCTTCCACTAAAGTATGTTACTGTACAACTTATGAACCACCAATTGTTATCATGAACGCCTCAACGCCTCCCAGGACTTTATCTGAATGAAACTGTGTAATTCAGctgattattaaattattattaaaaacatcAGTTCTTATAGATGGTGAACTTAAAATTTAGCAAATACCTGACTCCTTCTGCCTCTGCACTGCTTACCCAAAAACGTCAAAATCTGAAATCTGACTCCCATGTGATTGATGGTAAACTGTAACACAGTCTGGAGCCTGTGGATGACTTGCTTTGTCATCACAACTGACATAAGGTGACCTGAATAACACACAGCTGTATCTTTTCTTACAAAAAAAGCCCCCAAATATTTCATATTAAGAATATGAAGTCACTCTGTCATGACTGTAAATAATgtgagaacttttttttttttttttccaaagattTAGGACCCTAAGGTCTCATGTACAGTAGTAATGGATATTAAAAGCAAATCTATAATTTGATAATAAAGCAGGCCTTACAAAGGCCATCATATATTTTGTAAATAcctattgtttttatttccaacTTTTGTATATTTGCTCCTGGTGGTTTCACAACTCCTTTTGTAAATAACGTGTAACCAAAACTGAAAAAGTTCTACTGTGAATGCATGTGCTTTTGTCTCCCATGTGATAGTAAATCTATTATTTTTgtataaaaatgatcaaattatgGCTGTATGGACATGGCaataaatgacagaaatattGCTATATACTTCtggtttgtatttttcatttgatttcaCATCTTTACTAGAAGAATGAAGGTACGGGTGTGGCATTTTAAAAAGTCTAAAAGATAGAGGTATATTTGAGTGCTGTGCTTTGGACCAGAAGTCTGTTTGACCAGTGTTAAAAAGCCGAATATCAGCCACTGTGACTCAAagctgttaaacaataaaacatgagaaAGTCCAGGAGGTGGTGCTACACTTTATTGGCACTGTATGTGGGAACTTTGAGCCAATTAATTTGAGATAGTGTGTCTCATATCACATCATCTTCCATAGGGTTTGACCTTTTATCCCATTTCCTAAAAGGTGCATATATCCCcaccatttttttaaaaatatggtaAGAAATGTTCAACATTAACCTCTTTTAAATAAGACCTTAATCTGTTTTATATCTATCTTATATAACCTTCTTTTCTATCACATGTTGATAGAAGTTCAGGTTATTCCAGGACTGCTTGCACTAACCTTTTCATACTTGGAGATGAAGTGTATGACTAAATGAGATTATCTTCAGGTAATGAGTGACCGTGCAGTCATGTTGCTGTGCTGTCTGATCACACAGTGTTGTTGTGACAGCCTCGGGGTGGAGAGAAGCTTTGTGTTGTTGGAGGcttaaaatcacacacacagaggaagctcCACTGTGTCCAATAGCAGCTGCCGGTCGGTGGGCGGTGATATAGCTGAGTTCAACCCTCAATAAATGGAtcccgcacacacactcagtcggTGTAGCAGATCCCGATCGTGTGCTTGTTCCTGCTTGACTACATGTTAGAGATGGAAGTTGGAGACAATGTGCAGAAGAAGCCTCTCTGCCTCATCGCAGCTGTGTGCAACAACAGAGGCATCGGGAAGGACGGGAAAATGCCCTGGGATTTACCGTAAGAGTGAAACCATTTGTGATGACGTCTCTGCTTGATTCAGTTTGAAAATGCAAATCATGTATTTGACTGCTGTGTCACTAACTGCGTTTAAACAGGCTACAATACAATGGTTGGACCAATGGTTACAATGGTTATATCAATGTGTTCTGTATCCACATGTGCGCAACAGGACAGATCAACAGTGATTGTTTATAGCACTGTATGGCTGTTCGGTTATGTACCACTCCGTGTAAACATCTGGATAAAGTAATGAGGATTTTTATTAACCAGCAGTGTTGGGAAGTAAAGCAatatgtaactaagtacatggAACGagttacattttcatttaatttgtttGACTCACGACCATATCACACGGTATGGAGTACAAACATTACATACAATCACAAAACAGTGGCACATGGCCTGGCTAAGGTACAACCAAtgttacttaaagggatagtgcacccaaaaatgaaaattcagccattatctactcacctatatgccgagggaggctcaggtgaagttttagagtcctcacaacaattgcggagatcccaggggagagggggtagcagcacaactccacctaatgcaggctgactacgccccagattcaaacgtccaaaaacacataattgaaaccacaaaacatctccatactgctcgtctgtagtgatccaagtgtcctgaagcctcgacataaaaagttgtttggaaaaacaactTCCTATGTCGAGGCTTCAGGATCTCTGCAAGgaatgtgaggactctaaaacttcacctgagcctcccttggcatatgggtgagtagataatggctgaattttcatttttgggtgcactatccctttaaacaaaaaaagcaccTAGTTTACAAATTACTTTTGGCTTGTCTGATTGtaataacaaaattaatttaaacatagaTGGATGGTTAAAATAATGCTTTGGCAAATACCTTTCTCTACCGTGAAcactctcaaagccagaaaccacagAAGTTAgtttcaaacttgtgatgtcatcaagtgtTTGTGTTCTTATTTTTACTCAAATGACACTTATTCTGTTGTTGTGTTCTCAGTCGTTAAACAGACGATTTACTCATaaactcagaacattcccctgggtgctctcagtgtcatctatgacagtgattcccaactggtccaggcagccatggggtccagatttctccgtaGTCATaagtttaaggtccacacaatTCAAAACATTCAGCATTTaaccatgtcgtcaagctagtttgccgtCTCTGTCAAGTGGCTGTCCATTATTCcctcactctacaacaggaaacagcacttcaaaacaaaaaagtctttGCCAGAAATCCtctctaaccgcttcatcctcttgagggtcgcgggggggctggagcctatcccagctgacatccgggcaagaggcagggtacacccctggacaggtcgccagactatcgcagggctgacacataaagacaaacaaccattcacgctcacattcacacctacgaacaatttagagtcatcaattaacctagtccccaatctgcatgtctttggactgtgggaggaagccggagtgcccagagagaacccacgctgacacggggagaacatgcaaactccgcacagaagggctcccacgcccgggatcgaaccggcaaccctcttgctgtgaggcgacagtgctaaccaccacatcaccgtgccgccctgccAGAAACCCACTGTActttaaaacaaagtgtgtttgttacaaacctgacatgtttgtgagtcacttgcggtccattcagaatggcccacttttggaccaggacccaccagttgatctataacatctttcccAGTTTACTGTCTGTGGaccagctccagactttatacctcATGACATCACAAACTTGAGTTGTGGTGCTGtaatttttggatttgggagacatgtttactaatattttagGTCTGTCTTAGACCATGGGATTAATGTATGAATAttgaaaatgggcgtagttcccctttaataccaaatttaaaacatttgttagaatCATCCTACATTTTCAACAGAGTAAGTGGTAAATTGGAGCCTATTAGATAACAAAAGTAGCCTCCCCAGTATTGTTTATCAGCTCGTCCAGAAATGTAACACCAGAAGAGTTTAAAGTAATGTATGAAAAATGTTGACTTTGTCGGATCAAAagccaaaaacaaaccaaaaaatgaCATGATACAGCAAAACGAAGTAAAACAGTTCTAAACAGATTAAAAACCTTTAACAAGGAAATTACTGGTATTTCTAACTGACTAAATGATAATTTTAATGTCATTAGTTTCCTTGATTATGCAGATTGGCACTAGTTGCAAAGTTGCAGGTACCAACAGTATATGCTGAAGATGTGAGTGATGCTAAGTTGTATCAGAGTAAGCAGCAGCACCAGTAGAGGGGAGAGGAGTGGCTCAGTAGAGCAAGTAGCAGCAGTACTGCTATAGTAAACAGTAGTTGTAAAAGTGGTGCCTCACATGGAGCCTGTACAATACAGTTAAATAAAGACATGTAGATCTTTTATTCACCAGGTCATTCTTTGCTCCATGTGGAAACTATAATCAGCAGTGCAAAGGGTTAATGAGCTCAGTAACAGCTGAATAATGATGTTGAAACTGTGACTCTTGCAGGTCTGAATTCCAGTACTTCCTGAACCACATCACAAGGGTGTCAAGACCAGGTATTTCTTAACTTCATTATTACATCTGATTATAGCCACCTCATATAGGGCTGAGTTTTAAATGCTGGAGCCAAAAGCACACTTGTATTTTGGTGTTATACCAAAATCTTATATCCTTACTGACTTATTTTTTATCACAGAGGCATAAAGAGACACTCTAATTTGGTTGTTTTATCCTGTAGGGGTTTTTCATTGCAAATGGATTATTGCAAATAGGGTTTGTAAAGCAGGTTGAACAACTGTATGAGGATTTTGTCCACATCTACTCATACTTGATGATTTTCCTCCTTTGGTGTGGGTACAATCTTTTCTGTACTCTAAACTTTCACTATTTTGAACCCCAGTCCAGTGCTATGTATCATGAACATACTTGAGAGCTGCTCTAGCTAAGATGTGTAGTTGAGTGTCACTTATTTTATTCTGTCTATTTCAGGAAATATGAACATGATGGTCTGGGGCAAACGGTGCTGGTTCTGCCACCCACAATCTACTCTCCCACTAGCCAATGCTCTGCATGCGGTGCTGAGTACAACACTGGAGTGAGTGCTCTCTGACACAGACACTTGCTTCAACCAGGGGAGCAAGATATTTGGGGTTATCCAGAAAGCAATTTGAGGTTTCATTGCCATTTATCCTTGTCAATTGTCTGAATATTTCTCTTGTTTCAGCACGCCTCCAGATCATGCCCACTTTGTGTGTAAAGACTTAGAGAGTGCGGTCCAACTAGCTGCACAGCCCCCTCTCGCCGGCCTGATTGAGACCATCTGGATTATTGGTGGGGCGCAGGTCTACGAGGTAAACTAGGATGAGCTGGAAAGATATGGCAGAGGGCATGGCTGGATGGACAAGTTTGCAGGGAAATGAGCTGTGGGTCACTATTTAGCTCCTACTCATGCATGTTCACCCAATCCCGTCCCAAGTTGGTCGCCTCCCATGATTCCCAGCATTCCCAGCTCCACCCAACCTTCAACAAGTCTGCTCAGTCAGAATAATTGAATGCTTTTTTCACTGGTGTTCATGGCCTTCATGTGACCTTGTAATATGCACAAACTATTAACAGCATGCAAGCTAATGACAGAGCGACAGCCTGTAGATCAGTGTTGATTTAACCGTCTAATTGATCCAACACCAGTAGGGTTGTTAAACAAGAAACTATTAAAATTGTCGGCACCATGTAGAGCCACAAATATGCAAAGTTGTCTTGTGCAGCTGAGAGTCCTTCCCTCTTATGTCAATATGTTTTCTGACACAATGAAAGCTCATTTCTGTctcactttgtgctgcattacaCATGGAAAAACCAGGTTGTTAATACTGTTAATGTGACCagcttcttgtttttgttttccaggcTGCACTGAAGCACCCGTGGTGTGAGCTGGTTTACCTGACAGAGGTCATGGCAGACTTTGACTGTGACGTTTTCTTCCCTGAGTTTGACAAAGAACTCTTTAAAGATCAAGAAGggtatgttttcatttcatcctCACACTAGCATGGTGCAGGTTGCCCTGGTGTTGAAAGGTTAATGGTTAAACAGTTGCAAAAGACTGATTTTTACATGCAGAGTTGTTTTTAGACATGCCAAAATGACACACTTGGGAAAGTATATAGTGGCTTGGCTGAACCAAATAACATACAAGGGGTAACCAAAATGGGCACCAactacaactaaacacaaagcaaaacTAACAAAACCCAAATCCCTCCCcatgacatgacaacacatgGTTTGGTCCAATGAGTTGGCTCCAGGATTTAAGAGTCCTCAGCCTTTTTGCTCCAACAGGAAGGGACCTCCCCAAACAACCACAGTAACTCAAAGACAAGAAACAGATGATTAATATCAAACAACTTGTGTACACTTAAACAATGTGTGGTTAAAGACAAATAAGCAAATTCTAATTCAGTCCAACTGTGTGATGTGAATTGTTCAGGTATGGTTGACCATAAATGATAGTTGTTTGTGTAGATAAACTAATGAGATCAAAGTGTGGCTTGGGAAAACATCACCATGTGTGGCTGTGACCATCACAGTCATATAATACTAACTGTTTTTCCTCTGCGACAGTGACAGCCATGGTCGtagacattatgttttcaggttgtccgtacATCCGTTTGTCTGCACGttcgtcccattctcatgaacgtgatatctcaagaactccCTCAGGGAagttctttaaatttggcacaaacgtccgcTTAGACTTCGCTATGAACTGATtccattttggtggtcaaaggtcactgtgaactcATGTCTGTCCCACACTCGTGAAAGTGacatctcaagaaggccttgatggaatttctttaaacgtccacatggactcaatgatgaactgatgaggttttggtgatcaaaggccactatgacctcacaaagcatgtttttggccataatttaCCCTAATTATGACCAGatctcacacaaatgtctaatagataaaatgatgaagtgatgacagttTATATTTAAAGGCCAACTTCACTGTAACATCGTAATGTTCAGCAGTAACACTttgaggaacagaaggggagacatcaagggctgtattcacaaacattctcgtcaaactctcagagagctcctaacttagcctaaattTTTTAGTGAGGAATCtgagcttaggagtgatttaggaaagttctcagagcaactctgagcaaggaagagacaaaaacttttaccttagtgagggagtgtggttgaccctgtctctaggtatgatgcattctttaacagatgtgattggttgtcacagacacacccttttTGAGCCTGCAAGGTGCAGGCACTccgtggaaatgaaatgaactgctgactgtgaaagtgttgtcattgttagtgttatcactctgctgatggaaggatTAGACAGAacaaagtcatcactgctgcactgttgcattttttcagtttttgaaaTATCTTagtattgtgatcattttactTCTGGCCTTATGGCGTTATTGTGTTGGCtgggaaatgtgtgcatatCCCTAATGAGATTGATCACACATATTATCCCTGcatgatctaatctgtagcatttcatttactcactgtcatccagcatTTGGAGAACATTTCTgcgacctctttgtgtttccaccaatttctcctctgattaaaaAACTCTTAAGCCTAtttaaagtcctcctccctgctcccaacagtttttcaccttaggagctctcttaaggtctaagatgctttgtgaataacttttatctttacaaggacctagtcttaactttaagggctagaagaaattctaagaaaacatcacaattcTACTAGCAACTCTTTGTACTAggatgctttgtgaatacgtATGTTTGTACGTATGTTTTCTCCCACAGTAAAAGCATGTTTATGTATGAATATTGTTCATCATCCATTTAATTATCATATTTGACAGTTTTAGATGaactgacaaaactgttttccttttgtttccaaCTAGATTTCCAAATGTACCGAGTGGAATTCAAGAGGAGAACGGCGTCAAGTACAAATTCCATGTATACAAAAGAGACACCAGTGATGCGGTGTAGACAGCTatagagaaaatcaatagattGTCAGAGAACACTGTAAATCTCTCATTCCTTTAAAACCCTATCAAGATTTATTGCAGAGTCAACTCCTGGATAGACTATAGAGACATGCTGCCAAAACCCAAACCCACAGTGTGTCATTatagtttttaaaatttaaacaaaGCCAAAGTCTATCTAACACTCTTTGTAATACACTTATTGAACATTCCAATGTTAACATGACTTTTATACTGTTTGTTATCCAtgaaaaactgaaacacagacaCTTCAACAACAGCCTAGTTTGTCCACCCAAGTCTTTATGTGTATCTACCCTTCCTCCATCGCTGCTGCCTGGACGGATATTATGATTCGTTCTAGTATTAAAAAAATCCCCAGCCACCCTCTGCTGTCACCTTGTTACTTGTCAGCGTTCCcatctcatcctcctcctcagtaaTATTGCAGCTGCACAGAGAATATGCTtgtcagtgagtcagtcagcAGCCTACGTCAATGACAGCCCGTGTTCTGGGTAGCACAGCAGATCTGGGTCTCTCTAAGCCAACATGACAGATGCCAGTTCAGAAAGCGACGAGTGACTTGTCCCGCTGGTCCGCTTCGATTCTATAATGACTGTCTGGTTATTTGGAAAGATATGGAGAAATTCACAGCTTGTGATTTGTTGTGCTGGAAAGACATTTTTATCGAGGAAGGTTTTCACTGTGCAGTCTTCTGTGAATCTAGAAGGGTTTTCATGAAATGAATCAATGTGAAATCATTAATGGAGAAACAACTGGCATTTTGTGGCTTCGTATTTAATTTTGAATAAGAATGAGCCTCATTCATCTGGTTGTGTGCGATCCTTTTTGCCACTAGATGGAGGCACAGCATTGAGACAGCAGTCAGAAAGCCCACCTTTATGCTGCTTGTAACTGATTAACAACATATCCCAGATTCTACCAAGAGTTTTGATTACACACAATGCTTCAGCAATCCCAGACAGCTTACAGTTTAGTGGGTACTGTAGTGACATCATAGTAATGTTATGATAATAATGGTCACAGCAACTTaactacaaaataaatcaaagttttTTACAATAGTAACAGTAAACAAGGGCAGAGATATGTAAGAAGAAACACGCACATTAAGGTCAGGGATTTTGAATTCTCAATAATAAATTGTACTTTTAAACATAATTATTTGTCAAAGCACTTGGTGATGTGttggttttaaatgtgctctacaGACTAAAGATCAGAACAACAAAACTAACAACAACCAATAACCTATGACACATTTAGGGAGTGATTTAAGACCAGTCCGTGGGATTAAGTGGGATCAAGCTGTGcagttgcagattgcaaccaattGAATACCCCTCACTTTCCAAGAGTGCAGAGAAGTGTTTGGTCTGTCCTTTCAGACCTACTGCAAAAATGTGGTGGTGGAATATGGTGGGCCAGTGGCCACTGTTAACAGGACTccttgaactgcaaacaaggtccaATATGACTCCTTCTTTTTTAAGGATTCTCAATCCACGGAGAGGCGACACAGTGGtctagtggttagcactgtctcctcacagcaagagggctcctaGTTCGAttccagga includes:
- the zgc:153031 gene encoding zgc:153031 translates to MLEMEVGDNVQKKPLCLIAAVCNNRGIGKDGKMPWDLPSEFQYFLNHITRVSRPGNMNMMVWGKRCWFCHPQSTLPLANALHAVLSTTLDTPPDHAHFVCKDLESAVQLAAQPPLAGLIETIWIIGGAQVYEAALKHPWCELVYLTEVMADFDCDVFFPEFDKELFKDQEGFPNVPSGIQEENGVKYKFHVYKRDTSDAV